A portion of the Sulfuriferula sp. AH1 genome contains these proteins:
- a CDS encoding TPM domain-containing protein: protein MTFLRIFKHLLHQPVLVHRAFPARTMHAIESAIHIAEQRHAGELRVAIEGALELPELLRGLSGRERALEVFSNLRVWDTEANNGVLIYLLLADRDVEIIADRGIHQRIATDEWGKVCRAMESLLRQGQYEAAVLQGVALVGALLQQHYPATGAKHNELSNRPVVVKRA, encoded by the coding sequence ATGACATTCCTGCGTATATTCAAGCATTTGCTGCATCAACCCGTGCTGGTACATCGGGCGTTTCCTGCCAGGACGATGCATGCCATCGAATCCGCTATCCATATTGCCGAACAGCGACATGCCGGTGAATTGCGCGTGGCGATCGAAGGCGCGCTGGAGCTGCCCGAGCTGCTGCGTGGCCTGAGTGGGCGCGAGCGCGCGCTGGAGGTCTTCTCCAATTTGCGCGTATGGGATACCGAAGCCAATAACGGCGTGCTGATTTACCTGCTGCTGGCCGACCGGGATGTCGAAATCATCGCTGATCGAGGCATACACCAGCGCATAGCGACGGATGAGTGGGGTAAGGTATGCCGGGCGATGGAATCCTTGCTGCGGCAAGGTCAATATGAGGCCGCGGTACTGCAGGGGGTAGCGCTGGTAGGCGCGCTGTTGCAGCAGCATTATCCCGCAACCGGCGCCAAGCATAATGAGCTGTCCAATCGGCCGGTGGTGGTTAAACGGGCATGA
- a CDS encoding cation-transporting P-type ATPase, whose translation MKIHQLPPLDAIASLKSSEDGLSQAEAGRRLHEFGLNQVEAIAHEHLVLRFLKNFTHFFAIILLLAAVLAFVAEWHDPGQDMATLGFAILGVIVVNGLFSFWQEFRAEKTLVALRKLLPQQVKVMRDGALVQLLAEQLVPGDIVVLAQGDNVPADCRLIEAFGVKVNTATITGESLAKSRQAEASGEEMLFRSKNVLLAGTSLVSGEARALVFATGMRTEFGKIAHLTQTAEITLSPLQLEIARLSRFVALLATLIGVVFFVIGEAIGFTFWQNFIFAIGIIVANVPEGLLPTVTLALAMATQRMARRHALVRHLPSVETLGAVTVICTDKTGTLTRNRMMVKSVFLANAAYAPDVLQQQTELTAHYRHFLLTASLCQDLQETVQRGKSTWLGDPMEIALMEMSHSVMPEQPHYLRIDEIPFDTDRMRISTLHQTPDGLMLYCKGAPEMVLPLCQSILLADGVAPLTPELKAGLIEHQNKMAEAGLRILAFAYREVSSGYGDVKQLEQNLVFSGLVGLEDPPRPEVAAAIQKCEAAGIKVIMITGDHPFTAAAIAREIGLVQTEHPVILTGDMVSRLSTTQLQLTLDAPEIIFARVRADQKMRIVNILKQKQHIVAVTGDGVNDAPALKSAHIGIAMGIAGTDVAKASADMILLDDNFASIVSAIEEGRAVFDNIRKFLTYILTSNIPELIPYLAFALFKIPLPLTIIQILAVDLGTDLMPALGLGVEQPSPGVMQRPPRARQDRLINWPLLMRAYLFLGLLEATAAMAAFFFVLHLAGWQYGQDLAHNDPLYLQATTACLSAIIVMQVMNVFLCRSSRLSIFTTGLGGNRLLLWGVALEMLLILLIDYTPWGHDVFGTAPIALRVWLFILPFALGMLLLEELRKRVVRKFYRQA comes from the coding sequence ATGAAAATCCACCAGTTGCCGCCTTTGGATGCTATCGCGAGTCTCAAGAGCAGCGAGGATGGGCTGTCTCAGGCAGAAGCTGGACGCCGGTTGCATGAGTTTGGTCTGAATCAGGTGGAAGCCATTGCGCACGAACATCTGGTGCTGCGTTTCCTTAAAAACTTTACCCATTTTTTCGCAATTATTCTGTTGCTGGCCGCTGTACTGGCATTTGTCGCAGAATGGCATGATCCGGGCCAGGACATGGCTACCCTGGGGTTTGCCATACTCGGTGTGATTGTGGTGAATGGCCTGTTTTCTTTCTGGCAGGAATTTCGTGCAGAAAAAACGCTGGTGGCATTACGCAAGCTGTTACCCCAACAGGTGAAGGTCATGCGTGATGGCGCGCTTGTTCAGTTATTGGCGGAACAGCTGGTGCCAGGGGATATCGTGGTATTGGCGCAAGGCGATAATGTTCCGGCGGATTGCCGACTGATCGAGGCGTTTGGGGTGAAGGTCAATACTGCGACGATAACCGGCGAATCGCTGGCCAAATCGCGGCAGGCGGAAGCTTCCGGTGAAGAAATGCTGTTTCGCAGTAAAAACGTGTTGCTGGCAGGCACTTCTCTGGTATCGGGGGAGGCCAGGGCGCTGGTGTTTGCCACCGGCATGCGTACCGAGTTCGGCAAGATTGCACACTTGACCCAGACTGCAGAGATCACGCTGTCGCCGTTACAGCTGGAAATTGCCAGACTGAGTCGCTTTGTAGCATTGCTGGCAACACTGATTGGGGTCGTGTTCTTTGTTATCGGCGAAGCGATAGGCTTTACTTTCTGGCAAAATTTTATTTTTGCGATCGGCATCATCGTCGCGAATGTGCCGGAGGGGCTGCTGCCTACAGTCACCCTGGCGCTGGCCATGGCGACGCAGCGTATGGCCAGGCGGCATGCGCTGGTCCGGCACTTGCCTTCAGTGGAAACGCTGGGGGCGGTAACCGTTATCTGCACCGACAAAACGGGCACGCTCACACGCAATCGGATGATGGTGAAATCAGTTTTTCTGGCGAATGCAGCTTATGCTCCTGACGTGTTGCAGCAACAGACTGAATTGACAGCGCATTATCGTCACTTCTTGCTCACTGCGAGCTTATGTCAGGATTTGCAGGAAACTGTGCAACGCGGCAAGTCAACTTGGCTTGGCGATCCCATGGAAATTGCGCTGATGGAGATGTCGCACAGTGTCATGCCCGAGCAGCCGCATTACCTGCGGATTGACGAGATTCCCTTCGATACCGATCGTATGCGCATATCTACCTTGCATCAGACTCCTGACGGGTTAATGCTGTATTGCAAAGGTGCGCCGGAAATGGTGCTGCCGCTGTGCCAGAGTATCCTGCTGGCTGATGGCGTCGCCCCGCTTACCCCTGAGCTGAAAGCCGGCCTGATTGAGCATCAGAATAAAATGGCAGAGGCAGGGCTGCGTATACTTGCTTTCGCCTATCGGGAAGTTTCGTCTGGATATGGCGATGTCAAACAGCTGGAGCAGAATCTGGTTTTCAGCGGATTGGTCGGCCTGGAAGATCCGCCTCGTCCCGAGGTGGCGGCAGCGATACAGAAATGCGAGGCTGCCGGCATCAAGGTAATCATGATTACCGGTGACCATCCTTTTACTGCCGCTGCCATTGCCCGTGAGATAGGGCTGGTGCAGACAGAGCATCCGGTCATTCTCACCGGCGACATGGTCTCCAGACTGTCGACGACCCAACTTCAGCTGACGCTGGATGCGCCGGAAATTATTTTTGCCCGGGTGCGTGCCGATCAGAAAATGCGTATCGTCAATATTCTCAAGCAGAAACAGCATATCGTGGCGGTGACGGGCGATGGGGTGAATGACGCACCTGCATTGAAAAGCGCGCATATCGGCATCGCCATGGGCATTGCCGGCACCGATGTGGCTAAGGCATCCGCCGATATGATCTTGCTGGACGATAATTTCGCCAGCATCGTCAGCGCGATTGAAGAAGGGCGTGCGGTTTTCGACAATATCCGCAAATTTCTGACTTACATCCTGACCTCCAATATCCCTGAGCTCATTCCTTATCTGGCCTTTGCACTGTTCAAGATCCCGCTGCCGCTGACGATCATACAGATACTGGCAGTGGATCTGGGTACGGATCTGATGCCGGCATTGGGTCTGGGGGTGGAACAACCCAGCCCGGGGGTGATGCAGCGCCCGCCAAGAGCACGGCAGGATCGGCTGATCAACTGGCCTTTGCTGATGCGTGCTTATCTGTTTCTTGGCTTGCTGGAGGCGACGGCAGCCATGGCCGCATTTTTCTTCGTATTGCACTTGGCCGGATGGCAGTACGGTCAGGATCTGGCGCACAATGATCCGCTGTATCTGCAAGCCACCACTGCATGCCTGAGTGCCATTATCGTCATGCAGGTGATGAACGTGTTCTTGTGCAGGAGCTCGCGCTTGTCGATTTTCACCACGGGTTTGGGCGGCAATCGCCTGTTGTTGTGGGGAGTGGCGCTGGAAATGTTACTGATATTGCTGATTGACTATACCCCATGGGGTCATGACGTTTTCGGCACTGCGCCAATTGCGCTGCGCGTCTGGCTGTTCATTCTGCCTTTCGCATTGGGCATGCTGCTGCTGGAGGAGCTGCGCAAGCGGGTGGTGCGGAAATTTTACCGGCAGGCATAG
- a CDS encoding phosphatase PAP2 family protein, whose protein sequence is MKKTISSTLPLLVTVSVLTWLSTLMAGRFAIPYWGEERMLFVADMLISFVFTLCAIFAAVALIRTHHYVDRITGQLDVKGLWNSMNMSLVTSGFAFTVAVYGMTSASNLVELYRTGANVWYDKLLWSIERPIFDLLLSSPLNIPWLWDEIYVLFWTSMILGLALLVIHGKMDRYLNILMALVIAYFLTRSAALAFPTAGPAFYHPELFHLQGTQSQAWQDELRLYMTGQIAQSGYYPGTMAMPSLHVGMTAMLVWALGKEWRSSLWISVPGFLLAWISTVMLGWHYVLDGVGGVGVAGLSCAAASGLARFFRIWMPDWKNKPS, encoded by the coding sequence ATGAAAAAAACGATTAGCAGCACACTTCCTCTGCTCGTCACGGTAAGTGTACTCACATGGCTCTCCACCCTCATGGCAGGACGTTTTGCCATACCTTATTGGGGTGAGGAGAGAATGCTGTTCGTAGCGGATATGCTAATCAGTTTCGTATTCACGCTGTGCGCCATTTTCGCCGCAGTTGCCCTGATTCGCACTCATCATTATGTAGACAGAATTACCGGACAGCTCGACGTCAAGGGTTTATGGAACTCCATGAACATGAGTCTCGTCACGAGCGGGTTTGCGTTCACGGTCGCTGTTTATGGAATGACCTCGGCCTCGAATCTGGTAGAGCTGTATCGAACCGGCGCCAACGTCTGGTACGACAAACTCTTATGGTCGATTGAGCGTCCGATCTTTGATCTGCTCCTCAGCTCGCCCCTGAACATTCCGTGGCTATGGGATGAAATTTACGTTTTATTCTGGACAAGCATGATACTGGGACTTGCGTTGTTAGTGATACACGGAAAAATGGACCGCTACCTGAATATTCTTATGGCGCTGGTCATCGCCTACTTCCTTACCCGCTCGGCGGCACTTGCGTTCCCGACCGCAGGACCGGCATTTTATCACCCCGAATTATTTCATCTGCAAGGAACGCAAAGTCAGGCATGGCAAGATGAGTTGCGCCTCTATATGACCGGCCAAATTGCCCAGTCCGGTTATTATCCGGGCACTATGGCGATGCCAAGCCTGCACGTTGGCATGACCGCTATGCTCGTATGGGCATTAGGTAAAGAATGGCGAAGCAGCTTATGGATATCCGTGCCGGGTTTTCTTCTGGCCTGGATATCGACAGTGATGCTGGGCTGGCATTACGTGCTGGACGGCGTTGGCGGAGTCGGCGTGGCCGGCTTGTCCTGTGCTGCTGCAAGCGGACTCGCGCGTTTTTTTCGAATATGGATGCCGGACTGGAAAAACAAGCCCTCGTAG
- the hemH gene encoding ferrochelatase, with product MPRYQTEPSHTHGTTAKTGILLLNLGTPDAPSKQALKPYLKQFLSDPRVVEIPRALWWLILNGIILQTRPQKSAEKYASIWDKREGSPLRFHTEKQAKLLQGWLGQRIKSPFVVDYAMRYGNPSVDSALTRMSEQGCDRILTIPLYPQYAASSTASALDAVYQHLLTKRTQPALRTIRHFHDDAGYIAALAGNIQHYWMRNGRPDILIMSFHGVPRYTLDKGDPYHCECHKTGRLLAEALGLAKNQYRVTFQSRFGRAEWIKPYTATTLAELGKAKTRRVDVVCPGFVADCLETLEEIAMEVKNEFLAAGGGEFHYIPALNENSAWIDALGEMTLSNLAGWVSAQWDDVAAKKTGEDTQQRAVTLGAKQ from the coding sequence ATGCCCCGCTACCAGACCGAACCCAGCCATACTCACGGCACCACTGCCAAGACCGGCATATTACTGCTCAATCTGGGTACTCCGGACGCACCCAGCAAACAGGCGCTGAAACCCTATCTCAAACAGTTCCTGTCCGACCCGCGCGTGGTCGAAATCCCGCGCGCGCTGTGGTGGCTGATCCTGAACGGGATCATTCTGCAGACCCGTCCGCAAAAATCCGCAGAAAAATATGCCAGTATCTGGGATAAACGCGAAGGTTCGCCCTTACGTTTTCATACCGAGAAACAGGCCAAACTGCTGCAAGGCTGGCTAGGTCAGCGGATCAAATCGCCTTTTGTCGTCGATTACGCGATGCGCTATGGCAACCCCTCGGTAGACAGCGCACTGACCCGCATGAGCGAACAGGGGTGTGACCGCATCCTCACCATCCCGCTCTATCCGCAGTATGCCGCCAGCAGCACTGCCTCGGCACTCGATGCGGTATACCAGCATCTGCTCACCAAACGCACCCAGCCTGCGCTGCGCACCATCCGGCACTTTCATGACGATGCCGGCTACATCGCGGCACTGGCCGGCAACATCCAGCATTACTGGATGCGCAATGGCCGCCCCGACATCCTGATCATGAGTTTCCATGGCGTGCCGCGCTACACGCTGGACAAGGGCGACCCGTACCATTGTGAATGTCATAAAACCGGACGCCTGCTGGCCGAAGCGCTCGGACTGGCAAAGAATCAATATCGCGTTACCTTCCAGTCCCGTTTTGGCCGTGCCGAGTGGATCAAGCCGTATACGGCGACTACCCTGGCCGAGCTGGGCAAAGCCAAAACCCGTCGTGTCGACGTGGTCTGCCCCGGCTTCGTCGCCGACTGCCTGGAAACCCTGGAAGAAATCGCGATGGAAGTGAAAAACGAATTTCTCGCAGCGGGCGGCGGCGAATTTCATTACATACCGGCACTGAATGAAAACAGCGCCTGGATTGACGCACTCGGCGAAATGACACTAAGCAATCTGGCAGGCTGGGTAAGCGCGCAATGGGATGATGTTGCTGCGAAGAAAACGGGCGAAGACACACAACAACGCGCAGTGACACTAGGCGCAAAACAATAG
- the hrcA gene encoding heat-inducible transcriptional repressor HrcA yields the protein MLTERAQILLKTLVERYIADGQPVGSRTLSHYSALDLSSASIRNVMADLEAMGLVTSPHTSAGRIPTVQGYRVFVDSLMTVKPLDSIEIDHLEAQLHTDDPQRVVTHASQLLSQLTQFAGVVMIPKRRNAAFRQLEFMRLAEKRVLLIIVTTDGEVQNRVLSTDRNYTSAELIQAAQLLNQHYAGTTFDSVRQRMQAELKSLHQDINGLMNQALTASTEALTQNNEGLVLSGERNLLKVEAFSNMERIRRLFDLFEQKTSLMQLLDLSQQAQGVQIFIGSESEVIPLDECSVVTAPYQVNGEIVGTLGVVGPTRMAYERVVPIVDITAKLLSNALSFH from the coding sequence ATGTTAACTGAACGCGCACAAATACTGCTAAAAACCCTGGTCGAACGTTACATTGCCGACGGCCAGCCGGTAGGCTCGCGCACGCTGTCGCACTATTCAGCGCTGGATTTAAGCTCGGCCTCCATTCGCAATGTCATGGCTGATCTGGAAGCGATGGGACTGGTCACCAGTCCGCATACTTCCGCCGGGCGCATCCCAACGGTGCAAGGCTATCGCGTCTTTGTCGACAGCCTGATGACAGTAAAGCCGCTGGACAGCATCGAAATAGATCATCTGGAAGCCCAGTTACATACCGACGACCCGCAACGCGTGGTCACCCATGCCTCGCAATTGCTGTCGCAGCTGACTCAGTTTGCCGGTGTGGTGATGATCCCCAAACGTCGCAATGCGGCATTCCGCCAGCTCGAATTCATGCGACTTGCCGAAAAACGCGTACTGCTGATCATCGTCACCACTGACGGCGAAGTACAAAACCGCGTGCTCAGCACCGACCGTAACTACACTTCCGCAGAACTTATCCAGGCAGCACAATTGCTCAATCAGCATTATGCGGGCACCACCTTCGACAGCGTACGCCAGCGCATGCAAGCCGAGCTGAAATCGCTGCATCAGGACATTAACGGCCTGATGAATCAGGCGCTCACCGCCAGCACTGAAGCACTGACACAAAACAACGAAGGTCTGGTATTGTCCGGTGAGCGCAATTTGCTCAAAGTGGAAGCGTTTTCCAATATGGAACGCATCCGGCGGCTATTCGATTTATTCGAACAAAAAACCTCGCTGATGCAGTTGCTGGACCTGAGCCAGCAAGCCCAAGGCGTACAAATTTTCATAGGCAGCGAATCGGAAGTCATTCCGCTCGATGAATGCAGCGTCGTCACCGCACCCTATCAGGTCAATGGCGAAATCGTCGGCACGCTCGGTGTCGTCGGGCCTACCCGCATGGCTTATGAACGTGTGGTACCCATCGTCGACATCACCGCCAAACTGTTATCCAACGCCCTTTCCTTTCATTGA
- a CDS encoding NAD kinase, giving the protein MSELFKTIALVGKYDSPEMSETLPRLADFLRERDYEVLIAHNTADQLGMVKHPTAEMTEIGDRADLAVVLGGDGTMLSIARMLVGHDIPLVGINQGRLGFLTDVPAESMLEDMAAILDGEFVAEKRLLLNTTILRQGQTIFSACAFNDVVVSKGSTGRLIEFEAVIDGEFVYSQRSDGLVIATPTGSTAYALSAGGPILHPTLEAFVMVPICAHTLAARPIVVNSHSIVELHLNYADDARVHFDGQRHCDIQIGDVVHVTRAPKAIRLLHPKDYSYYRTLREKLYWGKKL; this is encoded by the coding sequence ATGTCCGAATTATTTAAAACCATTGCCCTTGTCGGCAAATACGATAGCCCGGAGATGAGCGAAACTCTGCCGCGACTGGCCGATTTTCTGCGTGAACGGGATTACGAAGTGCTCATTGCACATAATACCGCCGATCAGCTCGGAATGGTCAAACATCCCACCGCAGAAATGACGGAAATCGGCGATCGCGCCGATCTGGCTGTAGTGCTGGGCGGCGATGGCACGATGCTGTCGATTGCACGCATGTTGGTCGGACATGATATTCCGCTGGTCGGCATCAATCAGGGGCGGCTGGGATTCCTGACCGATGTCCCCGCTGAATCCATGCTGGAAGATATGGCCGCCATTCTGGATGGGGAGTTTGTTGCCGAAAAACGCTTGTTGCTGAATACGACGATATTGCGGCAGGGGCAAACCATTTTTTCCGCATGTGCATTTAACGACGTGGTGGTGAGTAAAGGTTCGACCGGACGCCTGATCGAATTTGAAGCCGTGATTGACGGCGAATTCGTGTATAGCCAGCGTTCCGATGGTCTGGTGATCGCCACGCCTACCGGATCGACCGCCTACGCTTTGTCGGCAGGCGGTCCTATTCTGCATCCGACGCTGGAGGCCTTTGTGATGGTGCCGATTTGTGCGCATACATTGGCGGCGCGGCCTATCGTGGTAAATAGCCATTCAATCGTCGAATTGCATTTGAACTATGCCGATGATGCCCGGGTGCATTTTGACGGGCAGCGCCATTGCGATATTCAGATCGGCGATGTAGTGCACGTCACCCGCGCGCCTAAAGCGATCCGATTACTGCATCCCAAGGATTACAGCTATTACCGCACCTTGCGCGAGAAGCTGTATTGGGGGAAAAAACTGTAA
- the recN gene encoding DNA repair protein RecN gives MLRQLNLRDFVIVDTLDLVFESGFTVLTGETGAGKSILVDALALALGERGDAGVVRAGAARAEISAEFEVADLVALQTWLTENELDDDGNCLLRRVIDNSGRSRCFINGRAVSTQQLREAGEFLVDIHGQHAHQSLLKAAAQRELLDDYGRLNDLVRQVAQGYRYSRKLDEQLAALRADSSAVEVEREQLQWKTQELNALQFELAAWEELQNEHRRLANAVNLGDGVAFALDILSEGEATALEQIHAVTSKLAALAEYDSELQATSDLIESAAVQLQEASHTLRRYADHLEADPARLLEVEQRIEQVLDTARKYRVKVEQLPEVLDVAQQRLNELERCADFGKLEAEAKAARDEWLAAAQQLSAARKQTATALSRIVTATMQQLALSGGQFSIVLTPLPDGSAHGLEQVEFLVAPHAGAEPKALAKVASGGELSRISLALQTAVSQVAGVPTLIFDEVDVGIGGGVAEIVGHLLKDLAVSRQILCITHLPQVAAVGEHHLQVSKASLDGSVVSRIAPLAQDDRVDEIARMLGGVTITATTRQHACEMLGITRAAG, from the coding sequence ATGTTGCGTCAGCTTAACCTGCGGGATTTCGTTATTGTCGATACGCTGGATCTGGTATTTGAATCCGGGTTCACGGTGCTGACCGGAGAGACGGGAGCAGGAAAATCCATCCTGGTCGATGCGTTGGCACTGGCCTTGGGAGAGCGCGGCGATGCGGGCGTGGTGCGCGCAGGCGCTGCGCGTGCGGAAATCAGTGCCGAGTTCGAGGTGGCCGATTTGGTTGCATTGCAGACGTGGCTGACCGAAAACGAGCTGGACGACGACGGTAACTGCTTGTTGCGTCGCGTCATTGACAATAGCGGGCGTTCGCGCTGCTTTATTAACGGACGGGCTGTCAGTACGCAGCAGTTGCGCGAGGCGGGCGAATTTCTGGTGGACATTCATGGGCAGCACGCGCATCAATCATTGCTTAAAGCGGCGGCACAGCGTGAATTGCTGGATGATTATGGTCGCCTGAACGATTTGGTCCGGCAGGTGGCGCAAGGCTACCGGTATAGTCGCAAGCTGGATGAGCAACTCGCCGCATTGCGCGCGGATAGTAGCGCGGTTGAAGTCGAGCGCGAGCAGTTGCAATGGAAAACTCAGGAACTGAACGCACTGCAGTTTGAGCTTGCCGCATGGGAAGAGCTGCAGAATGAGCATCGGCGCCTGGCCAACGCAGTTAATCTGGGCGATGGTGTGGCCTTCGCCCTGGATATTCTGTCGGAAGGCGAAGCGACTGCGCTGGAGCAGATTCATGCCGTCACTTCAAAACTGGCCGCTCTGGCTGAATACGATAGCGAGCTGCAAGCGACATCGGACCTGATCGAGTCCGCCGCCGTGCAGTTGCAGGAAGCCAGCCATACCCTGCGGCGCTATGCGGATCATCTGGAAGCGGACCCGGCGCGCCTGCTGGAAGTGGAACAGCGTATCGAGCAAGTGCTGGATACCGCACGCAAATACCGGGTCAAGGTCGAACAGCTGCCTGAAGTGCTGGACGTCGCACAGCAGCGTTTGAATGAGCTTGAGCGTTGTGCCGATTTTGGAAAGCTGGAGGCAGAGGCGAAAGCCGCACGCGACGAATGGCTGGCGGCCGCACAGCAGCTCAGTGCTGCGCGCAAACAGACTGCAACGGCATTATCTCGCATTGTCACGGCTACCATGCAGCAACTGGCGCTATCCGGCGGACAATTCAGCATAGTGCTGACGCCGTTGCCGGACGGCAGCGCGCATGGGCTGGAGCAAGTGGAGTTTCTGGTCGCACCGCATGCGGGTGCTGAACCCAAGGCCTTGGCCAAAGTGGCTTCGGGCGGCGAATTGTCGCGTATCAGTCTGGCGCTGCAAACGGCCGTCAGTCAGGTGGCTGGCGTGCCGACGCTGATTTTCGACGAAGTGGATGTCGGCATCGGTGGCGGCGTGGCGGAAATTGTTGGTCACCTGCTCAAGGATCTGGCGGTCAGCCGCCAGATCCTGTGTATCACTCATTTGCCGCAAGTCGCCGCTGTAGGCGAGCATCATTTGCAAGTCAGTAAAGCCAGCCTCGATGGCAGTGTGGTGAGCCGGATTGCGCCGCTCGCTCAGGATGACAGGGTGGATGAGATCGCCCGCATGCTGGGAGGCGTGACGATCACCGCAACAACCCGGCAGCATGCCTGCGAGATGCTGGGCATAACGCGCGCAGCAGGCTGA
- the trxC gene encoding thioredoxin TrxC, whose protein sequence is MELVCPHCFAINRIPEQRLNEQPKCGKCAQPIHQGLPVDLNTAYFDRFIGRNELPVLVDFWASWCGPCKMMAPTFKQVGAELAPNVRFAKVETEAEQTLAARYQIRSIPTLILFKNGKEHARMSGALDANGLKQWLKSQGI, encoded by the coding sequence ATGGAACTCGTTTGCCCTCATTGTTTTGCAATCAACCGCATTCCCGAACAACGTCTGAACGAGCAGCCCAAATGCGGCAAATGCGCGCAACCTATTCATCAAGGCCTGCCTGTTGATCTGAACACCGCTTATTTCGACCGTTTTATTGGCCGCAATGAGTTGCCGGTACTGGTTGATTTCTGGGCAAGCTGGTGTGGGCCCTGCAAGATGATGGCGCCTACATTCAAGCAAGTCGGTGCAGAACTGGCTCCCAATGTCCGTTTCGCCAAGGTGGAAACCGAAGCCGAACAGACCCTGGCTGCGCGTTATCAAATACGCAGCATCCCTACCCTGATCCTATTCAAGAACGGAAAAGAGCACGCCAGAATGTCCGGTGCACTGGATGCAAACGGCCTGAAACAATGGTTGAAGTCGCAGGGAATTTAA
- the grxC gene encoding glutaredoxin 3, translated as MAEVTMYCTAVCPYCVMAERLLLGKGVAVTKVRVDLEPGRREEMMTRTGRRTVPQIYVGDTHVGGFDDLSALDRAGGLDPLLAG; from the coding sequence ATGGCTGAAGTTACCATGTACTGCACCGCAGTATGCCCCTACTGCGTCATGGCTGAGCGCTTATTGCTCGGCAAAGGGGTCGCAGTTACCAAAGTCCGGGTCGATCTTGAACCAGGCCGTCGTGAAGAAATGATGACCCGCACCGGACGCCGTACCGTGCCGCAAATTTATGTAGGCGACACCCACGTCGGCGGTTTCGACGATTTGTCGGCTCTGGATCGCGCAGGCGGACTGGATCCGTTGTTGGCAGGTTAA
- a CDS encoding rhodanese-like domain-containing protein codes for MDFVQHNIWLIVLAVFSGFMLIFPSLRGKISGTSEVDTTGAVQLINHENAIVLDVREANEFSSGHIADAKHIPVGQLANSLKPLEKYKDQAIVVNCRSGARSSTACGVLRKNGFTKVYNLKGGILAWQQAGLPTVK; via the coding sequence TTGGATTTTGTACAACACAACATTTGGCTGATCGTTTTGGCCGTGTTTTCAGGTTTCATGCTGATATTCCCAAGCTTGCGCGGCAAGATTAGCGGTACCTCGGAAGTCGATACGACGGGCGCAGTTCAGCTCATCAATCACGAAAACGCCATCGTGCTCGACGTACGCGAAGCCAATGAATTCAGCAGCGGCCACATTGCCGACGCCAAACACATTCCGGTCGGGCAACTCGCTAACAGCCTGAAACCGCTGGAAAAATACAAAGACCAGGCTATCGTTGTGAATTGCCGCTCCGGCGCCCGTTCTTCCACGGCATGCGGCGTATTGCGGAAAAACGGCTTTACCAAGGTTTACAATTTGAAAGGCGGCATCCTGGCTTGGCAGCAAGCCGGTTTACCGACGGTAAAATAA
- a CDS encoding DUF2892 domain-containing protein — translation MTVERIVRIIAGFFIMLSLALAHSAGTANLSSPSWLWFTAFVGFNLFQSGITRFCPMDIMLKKAGVKSGCGL, via the coding sequence ATGACCGTAGAACGTATCGTCCGTATTATCGCTGGCTTTTTCATCATGCTATCATTGGCACTGGCACACTCTGCTGGTACGGCAAACTTGAGCAGCCCTAGCTGGCTCTGGTTTACCGCCTTTGTCGGGTTTAATTTATTTCAAAGTGGCATCACCCGTTTCTGCCCCATGGACATCATGCTGAAAAAGGCAGGGGTAAAATCAGGCTGCGGATTATAG